A window from Planococcus maritimus encodes these proteins:
- a CDS encoding glycerophosphodiester phosphodiesterase, which yields MSEIEIYAHRGASGHALENTWKAFQLAHQLQVGIELDIQMTRDGIAIVYHDDQLNRLAGMRSDVYAMAYESIRMLSIRKRFRRFGRHSIPLAYEVIHWAKQKNISLNIELKSSVAKHPDGPEIVSALLEGAKNVHLSSFDAELLEKMKRLQPHVEVAWILKRAVQWSELEKYKGFDSFHFHKRYHKAKWLEPIAKMGKTVRLYGIVGNERILHDLHPAVKGIITDYPARVKALWSQQQSKPQHTRQKTSQEQ from the coding sequence ATGTCAGAAATCGAAATTTATGCGCATCGCGGAGCCTCAGGTCATGCACTTGAAAATACATGGAAAGCATTTCAATTAGCGCATCAACTGCAAGTGGGAATTGAGTTGGACATCCAGATGACGCGAGATGGAATTGCGATTGTCTATCACGATGATCAATTGAACCGATTAGCCGGGATGCGGTCGGATGTCTATGCGATGGCGTACGAATCGATAAGAATGCTATCGATCCGGAAACGTTTCCGCCGTTTTGGGCGACATTCAATTCCGCTGGCTTATGAAGTCATTCATTGGGCGAAACAAAAAAATATCTCACTGAATATAGAATTAAAGTCATCCGTCGCGAAGCACCCCGATGGTCCCGAAATCGTTTCGGCCTTGCTCGAAGGCGCAAAAAATGTTCATTTATCATCATTTGACGCCGAGCTTCTGGAAAAGATGAAACGTTTGCAGCCTCACGTAGAAGTGGCTTGGATTTTAAAGCGTGCCGTTCAATGGAGTGAACTGGAGAAATATAAGGGGTTTGACAGTTTCCATTTCCACAAGAGATACCATAAAGCTAAATGGCTGGAGCCAATTGCGAAGATGGGTAAGACAGTGCGTCTTTATGGCATCGTAGGCAATGAACGTATCTTGCATGATCTTCACCCTGCGGTCAAAGGGATTATTACAGATTATCCAGCGCGCGTGAAAGCTCTATGGAGTCAACAACAGTCAAAACCGCAACATACTAGACAAAAAACCAGCCAGGAGCAATAG
- the buk gene encoding butyrate kinase — MQKQLNRILVINPGSTSTKIGVFDNDVQILEKTIRHSTEELADFPAIIDQFQFRKQNILEALDEEGMNVSNLSAVCGRGGLLRPIEGGTYAVNEAMLEDLREGYSGQHASNLGGIIAHEIAEGLNIPAFIVDPVVVDELSSIARVSGFSLIERKSIFHALNQKAVAKRYAKETGRAYKDLRLIVTHMGGGITVGVHEGGKVVEVNNGLHGDGPFSPERAGTVPAGDLVELCFSGQYYRHEIMKKLVGQGGLVGYLGTNDAVTVEKRIQKGDKEAELVYEAMAYQVAREIGSASAVLKGQVDAIILTGGLAYGKEFVKSISDRISWIGDVVVHPGENELQALAEGASRVLDGEEQARIYPNG, encoded by the coding sequence GTGCAAAAACAGCTGAATCGAATCCTGGTCATTAACCCCGGCTCCACATCAACAAAGATCGGCGTTTTTGACAACGATGTCCAGATCCTTGAAAAAACAATCCGCCACTCAACTGAAGAGTTGGCGGATTTCCCTGCCATTATTGACCAGTTTCAATTTCGAAAACAAAATATACTGGAAGCTTTAGATGAAGAGGGCATGAACGTCTCGAACCTCTCTGCTGTATGCGGAAGAGGCGGACTGCTTCGCCCGATTGAAGGCGGAACTTACGCTGTCAACGAAGCAATGTTAGAAGATTTGCGTGAAGGCTATTCAGGCCAGCACGCTTCCAATTTAGGGGGCATCATCGCCCACGAAATTGCTGAAGGACTCAACATTCCGGCATTTATCGTCGATCCTGTCGTGGTCGATGAATTATCGTCCATCGCGCGTGTTTCCGGCTTTTCATTGATCGAACGCAAATCGATTTTTCATGCCTTGAACCAAAAGGCAGTAGCCAAACGCTACGCGAAAGAAACAGGACGCGCTTATAAAGATTTGCGCCTTATTGTAACGCATATGGGCGGCGGCATTACGGTCGGTGTCCATGAGGGCGGCAAAGTGGTTGAAGTCAACAACGGTTTGCACGGCGACGGCCCATTCAGCCCAGAGCGTGCAGGAACAGTACCGGCCGGAGATTTGGTCGAACTGTGCTTTTCTGGCCAATATTACCGACACGAAATCATGAAAAAGTTAGTCGGGCAAGGTGGTTTAGTTGGCTATCTAGGCACAAATGATGCCGTGACGGTCGAAAAACGTATCCAAAAAGGCGATAAAGAAGCCGAACTGGTTTACGAGGCGATGGCTTATCAAGTCGCGCGCGAAATCGGCTCTGCAAGCGCGGTGTTAAAAGGGCAAGTTGATGCCATCATTTTAACTGGTGGCTTGGCGTATGGAAAAGAATTCGTCAAATCGATATCGGACCGTATTTCTTGGATTGGCGATGTTGTAGTCCATCCCGGTGAGAACGAATTGCAAGCACTTGCAGAAGGCGCAAGCCGTGTGCTTGACGGCGAAGAACAAGCTCGAATTTATCCAAACGGTTAA
- the lpdA gene encoding dihydrolipoyl dehydrogenase: MAQNYDVVILGGGTGGYVAAIRSAQLGLKTAIVEKGKLGGTCLHQGCIPSKALLRSAEVYATTKNHAADFGVNTGEVSLDFSRVQQRKQGIVDQLHAGVQGLMKKGKIDVYEGIGRILGPSIFSPNPGTISVEMNNGEENEMLIPNNVIIATGSRPRTLPGLDIDGEIVMSSEEALAMTELPKSILIVGGGVIGIEWASMLNDFGVEVTVLEYADRIIPTEDKDISKEMLKLLKKKGVKFATSAKVLSETVEKGEGQVSIQAEINGSNETFTAEKMLVSVGRQANVENIGIENTDILVEKGFIQVKKTFQTKESHIYAIGDVIGGMQLAHVASHEGITAIEHIKGNEPHAINYDLVSRCIYSNPEAASVGITEDQAKEQGYELKIGKFSFKAIGKALVYGESDGFVKIIADKNTNDILGVHMIGPHVTDMISEAGLAMVLDATPWEIADTIHPHPTLSEVMGEAALAVDGKAIHS; the protein is encoded by the coding sequence ATGGCTCAAAATTATGATGTCGTCATTCTAGGCGGCGGTACGGGCGGTTATGTAGCGGCAATCCGCTCAGCGCAGCTCGGACTTAAAACTGCGATTGTCGAAAAAGGCAAGCTGGGTGGTACATGCCTGCACCAAGGCTGTATCCCAAGTAAAGCATTGCTTCGCAGTGCAGAAGTATACGCAACGACCAAAAATCACGCTGCTGATTTTGGCGTCAATACTGGAGAGGTATCGCTCGATTTCTCGCGTGTCCAACAGCGCAAACAGGGAATCGTTGATCAGCTTCATGCCGGTGTACAAGGCTTGATGAAAAAAGGCAAAATTGATGTGTATGAAGGCATTGGCCGTATTCTTGGGCCTTCGATTTTCTCGCCAAACCCAGGCACGATTTCTGTGGAGATGAACAATGGTGAAGAAAACGAAATGCTCATCCCGAACAATGTCATCATTGCTACTGGATCTCGCCCACGCACATTGCCTGGACTTGATATCGACGGAGAAATTGTTATGAGTTCGGAAGAGGCGCTTGCGATGACTGAACTGCCGAAATCCATTTTGATTGTCGGCGGCGGCGTCATCGGAATCGAATGGGCATCGATGCTCAACGATTTCGGTGTTGAAGTGACGGTGCTCGAATACGCAGACCGCATCATTCCGACTGAAGACAAAGACATTTCCAAAGAAATGCTGAAATTATTGAAGAAAAAAGGCGTGAAGTTTGCGACAAGCGCGAAAGTATTGTCGGAAACAGTGGAAAAAGGCGAAGGCCAAGTATCCATCCAAGCTGAAATCAATGGCAGCAACGAAACCTTTACGGCTGAAAAAATGCTAGTATCTGTCGGTCGCCAAGCAAACGTGGAAAATATCGGCATCGAAAACACCGATATCTTAGTTGAAAAAGGCTTTATCCAAGTGAAAAAGACCTTCCAGACAAAAGAATCCCATATCTATGCAATCGGCGACGTCATCGGCGGCATGCAACTTGCGCACGTGGCCTCCCATGAAGGCATTACCGCGATTGAGCATATTAAAGGCAATGAGCCACATGCCATCAACTACGATCTTGTATCACGCTGCATTTACTCGAATCCAGAGGCTGCAAGTGTCGGCATCACGGAAGACCAGGCAAAAGAGCAAGGTTACGAACTGAAAATCGGAAAATTCTCCTTTAAAGCGATTGGCAAAGCGCTGGTCTACGGTGAATCAGACGGTTTTGTGAAAATCATCGCCGATAAAAACACCAATGATATTCTCGGCGTCCATATGATCGGTCCACACGTAACAGACATGATTTCAGAAGCCGGCCTTGCAATGGTTCTTGATGCAACCCCTTGGGAAATTGCAGATACCATTCACCCGCACCCGACGCTATCAGAGGTCATGGGCGAAGCAGCTCTGGCCGTAGACGGCAAAGCGATCCATAGTTAA
- a CDS encoding Leu/Phe/Val dehydrogenase encodes MEIFKKMEEHDYEQLVFCQDKNSGLKAIICIHDTTLGPALGGTRMWNYESEEEAIEDAIRLGRGMTYKNAAAGLNLGGGKTVIIGDPLKDKNEEMFRAFGRFIQGLNGRYITAEDVGTTVADMDMIHEETDFVTGISPAFGSSGNPSPVTAYGAYIGMKAAAMEAYGDDSLEGKTVAVQGVGNVAYPLCEYLHKEGAKLIVTDINKEAVQRAVEAFGATAVEPNEIYSQDADIFAPCAMGAIINDDTIPQLKVKVVAGSANNQLKEERHGDELEARGIVYAPDFVINSGGVINVADELYGYNNERAMKRVETIYDSITRIFEIAKRDGIPSYIAAERMAEERIERVRNSRSQFLRSGHGHDILSRR; translated from the coding sequence ATGGAAATTTTCAAAAAAATGGAAGAACATGACTACGAGCAATTGGTATTTTGCCAAGACAAAAACTCTGGCCTAAAAGCCATCATCTGTATCCACGACACAACGCTTGGGCCAGCTCTTGGCGGCACGCGCATGTGGAACTACGAAAGTGAAGAAGAAGCAATTGAAGATGCAATTCGCCTAGGACGTGGCATGACTTACAAAAATGCTGCAGCCGGCTTGAACCTCGGTGGCGGGAAAACCGTTATTATTGGTGATCCATTAAAAGACAAAAACGAAGAAATGTTCCGTGCTTTCGGCCGTTTCATCCAAGGTTTGAACGGGCGTTACATCACAGCTGAAGATGTTGGAACGACTGTTGCTGACATGGACATGATCCATGAAGAAACAGACTTTGTGACAGGCATCTCTCCTGCATTTGGTTCTTCAGGCAACCCGTCACCTGTTACAGCTTACGGCGCATATATCGGCATGAAAGCAGCCGCAATGGAAGCTTATGGCGACGATTCGCTTGAAGGCAAAACGGTAGCTGTGCAAGGCGTCGGTAACGTTGCTTACCCGCTATGCGAATACTTGCACAAAGAAGGCGCGAAGTTGATCGTAACGGACATTAACAAAGAAGCTGTTCAACGTGCTGTCGAAGCCTTTGGTGCAACAGCTGTTGAGCCGAACGAAATTTACTCACAAGATGCGGACATCTTCGCACCGTGTGCAATGGGCGCGATCATCAACGATGACACGATTCCTCAATTGAAAGTAAAAGTAGTCGCAGGATCTGCGAATAACCAATTAAAAGAAGAACGTCACGGCGATGAGCTCGAAGCACGCGGCATCGTTTATGCACCAGACTTCGTCATCAACTCAGGCGGCGTTATCAACGTTGCGGATGAGCTTTACGGCTACAACAACGAGCGCGCGATGAAACGCGTTGAAACAATCTACGACAGCATTACACGCATCTTCGAAATCGCGAAACGCGACGGAATTCCGAGCTATATCGCAGCAGAGCGTATGGCTGAAGAGCGCATCGAACGCGTCCGTAATTCCAGAAGTCAGTTTTTGCGCAGCGGCCATGGCCACGATATTTTAAGCAGACGCTAA
- the spo0A gene encoding sporulation transcription factor Spo0A has translation MEKIKIAIADDNRELVELMTEFLDSQPNMEVVGVAHDGRECIGILEQTEADILLLDIIMPYLDGIAVLDVLRSNERLSKIHVIMLSAFGQESIMSQAADYGASYFIMKPFETERLVVQINHIMKNGDQVARNGLVTKDELITSRLKDIGVPPHLKGYMYLKAAVSIVVDEPSALGKVTKELYPKIALKFDTTPARVERSIRHAIEQVWVRSESVAHIASVFGYSEAHLQAKPANSEFIAMIVDSLGMNDNKK, from the coding sequence ATGGAGAAAATAAAAATCGCCATTGCCGATGACAACCGAGAGCTTGTTGAATTGATGACTGAATTTCTCGATTCACAGCCGAATATGGAAGTGGTGGGCGTGGCTCATGACGGCAGGGAATGTATCGGTATTCTGGAACAGACCGAGGCAGATATTTTGCTGCTCGATATCATCATGCCTTATTTAGATGGCATTGCGGTACTCGATGTGCTGCGTTCGAATGAGCGACTGAGCAAAATCCATGTGATCATGCTGTCCGCATTTGGCCAGGAGTCAATCATGAGCCAGGCGGCGGATTACGGGGCTTCTTATTTCATCATGAAACCATTTGAGACGGAGCGATTGGTCGTCCAGATCAATCACATCATGAAAAATGGGGACCAAGTCGCAAGAAATGGCTTGGTAACAAAGGATGAGCTGATCACGTCGCGTTTAAAAGACATCGGTGTGCCGCCGCATCTTAAAGGCTATATGTATTTAAAAGCGGCGGTGTCGATTGTGGTAGATGAACCTTCTGCGCTCGGAAAAGTGACGAAAGAGCTGTATCCGAAAATTGCGTTGAAATTCGATACGACACCAGCACGCGTCGAAAGGTCGATCCGCCACGCCATCGAGCAAGTATGGGTGCGCAGCGAGTCCGTGGCCCATATTGCAAGTGTCTTTGGCTATAGCGAAGCTCACCTTCAAGCAAAACCAGCCAACTCTGAGTTCATCGCTATGATTGTCGACAGCCTTGGTATGAATGACAATAAAAAATGA
- the yqiS gene encoding phosphate butyryltransferase, giving the protein MIDMTTLQNIVDEIDLQDEHAVAVAAAADHAVMEAISLALDQNLASFHLYDDEATIKQLIAADFPHLKGHPKLMIHHVNGPQQAAKEAVRAVFMNDASVLMKGHIPTATLMKAALNAEYGLRTGSVLSHVAAFEVEGYDRLIFVTDAGMNIEPSLQEKAQIIRNAVQVARATGVELPIVAALAAVEVVNPNMQATLDAAALTAMNKRGQITDCIVDGPLALDNAISVEAAKHKRIEGDTAGHANILLVPNIEAGNILYKSLVYFSKAKVGGIIAGAKAPIVLTSRADSAESKLYSLALAISSANS; this is encoded by the coding sequence GTGATAGATATGACTACTTTGCAGAACATCGTCGATGAAATCGACTTGCAGGATGAGCACGCTGTTGCAGTAGCAGCAGCTGCCGACCACGCGGTTATGGAAGCCATTTCATTGGCGCTGGACCAGAACCTGGCAAGCTTTCATCTCTATGATGATGAAGCAACTATTAAACAATTGATCGCAGCTGATTTTCCCCATTTAAAAGGGCATCCGAAACTCATGATCCACCATGTGAACGGGCCTCAACAAGCGGCAAAAGAAGCCGTTCGAGCAGTCTTCATGAATGACGCTAGCGTCTTGATGAAAGGGCATATCCCAACGGCAACCTTAATGAAAGCCGCGCTGAACGCAGAATACGGCCTTCGCACTGGCTCAGTGTTATCACATGTCGCTGCATTTGAAGTCGAGGGCTATGACCGGCTGATTTTCGTAACCGATGCCGGCATGAACATCGAACCGTCATTGCAAGAAAAAGCCCAGATCATCCGTAATGCCGTTCAAGTGGCGCGGGCGACTGGTGTGGAATTGCCGATTGTGGCAGCTCTTGCAGCCGTAGAAGTCGTCAATCCGAATATGCAAGCCACGCTAGATGCAGCAGCACTGACCGCCATGAACAAGCGTGGACAGATTACGGATTGCATCGTTGATGGGCCACTCGCTTTAGACAACGCTATCTCTGTTGAAGCGGCTAAGCATAAGCGCATTGAAGGTGATACAGCGGGACACGCAAATATTTTGCTGGTACCGAATATCGAAGCCGGCAATATCCTTTATAAATCATTAGTCTATTTTTCCAAAGCCAAAGTCGGCGGGATCATCGCTGGTGCTAAAGCGCCGATTGTGTTGACATCACGTGCCGACAGTGCAGAAAGTAAATTATATTCTCTCGCTTTAGCTATAAGCTCAGCGAATTCATAA
- a CDS encoding DUF2627 domain-containing protein, producing MGRLIAFIILLIPGIMAAYGIKLMRDTLFNKLLEPYPALWMQFTLGTLFTVIGIGFFAGFLLNRDRKKGNVSERFQKR from the coding sequence ATGGGACGATTGATTGCATTTATCATTTTGCTCATCCCTGGCATCATGGCCGCTTACGGCATTAAATTGATGAGGGATACCCTTTTTAATAAATTGCTCGAACCGTATCCAGCCCTCTGGATGCAGTTTACGCTCGGTACGCTCTTCACAGTAATTGGCATCGGTTTTTTCGCTGGCTTTTTGTTGAATCGCGACCGCAAAAAAGGCAATGTGTCTGAACGGTTTCAAAAGCGATAA
- a CDS encoding sigma-54 interaction domain-containing protein — protein MQKVIIIGGGNGGSSILKLLVESGWFHVEGVADIDAAAPALVEAEKFNIFTGSDYRELPKAVDIVFNVTGDDELTQRLRRYYPPRTVIIPGSVANIFVRLMDEKEHYINRLSTESHKGSIIFNSIDEGMVGIDLDNHIHFINRSAARMLSVKQDEAIGRHIHELISMSELPRILETGRTELNRELELKDGSKIVTSRFPMIDETGELIGAFAVFKDITEVVSLAEEITDLKEIQTMLQAIIQSSDDAISVVDEKGNGLLVNPAYTRITGLEMEQVIGRPASADISEGESMHLKALQTRKPVRGVNLKVGPARREVIVNVAPIIVDNQLKGSVGVIHDTTEIRSLMKELDRARSIIRTLESKYTFDDIIGLSSEMQLSLQQAKLAAQTLVTVLLRGESGTGKELFAHAIHSASERQFNKFVRVNCAAVSSEQLDAELFGYEEGATLENRTGAKRGLLEEANNGSIFLDEIGELSPQIQSKLLRVLQEHETMRIGGTKPIPVNVRVIASTNANMEKALLDGAFREDLYYRLNRMPILIPPLRSRKQDIPRIIDRLLLKLNQEYGRNVESVSEKAVQFLKMYDWPGNVRELENILSRSMIFMQMNDKVMTEDHIPLNMLKAKEAKNEVVIPASAPLQEQLETVERGILHRALEEAKGNKSKTAKQLQISLRTLYYKLEKFGLL, from the coding sequence TTGCAAAAAGTGATTATTATAGGCGGAGGAAACGGCGGGTCGTCGATTCTAAAATTGCTCGTTGAGTCTGGTTGGTTTCACGTTGAAGGGGTTGCGGATATCGATGCTGCGGCACCAGCATTAGTCGAGGCGGAAAAATTTAATATTTTCACCGGATCCGATTATCGCGAATTGCCCAAAGCAGTTGATATCGTCTTCAATGTAACAGGTGATGATGAGCTAACGCAGCGTTTGCGTCGCTATTATCCACCACGGACGGTCATCATTCCGGGAAGTGTCGCCAATATCTTTGTGCGCTTAATGGATGAGAAAGAACATTATATCAACCGACTTAGTACCGAGAGTCATAAAGGCTCAATTATTTTCAATTCAATCGACGAAGGTATGGTTGGCATTGACCTCGACAACCACATCCATTTCATCAATCGCAGCGCTGCCCGCATGCTTTCTGTAAAGCAAGACGAAGCCATCGGGCGCCATATTCATGAGCTGATATCGATGAGCGAATTGCCAAGGATTCTCGAGACGGGGAGGACGGAATTAAACCGTGAACTCGAGCTGAAGGACGGCTCGAAAATCGTCACGAGCCGTTTTCCGATGATCGATGAGACCGGCGAATTGATCGGCGCCTTTGCGGTGTTCAAAGACATTACGGAAGTGGTTTCGCTCGCAGAAGAAATTACTGACTTAAAAGAGATTCAAACGATGCTGCAGGCGATCATCCAGTCGAGCGATGATGCTATTTCAGTGGTGGATGAAAAAGGCAACGGCTTGCTTGTCAATCCGGCTTATACAAGAATTACGGGCCTTGAGATGGAACAAGTAATTGGCCGCCCGGCATCTGCGGATATTTCAGAAGGCGAAAGCATGCACTTGAAAGCCTTGCAAACCCGGAAGCCTGTACGCGGTGTCAATTTAAAAGTTGGCCCGGCAAGGCGCGAAGTTATTGTTAATGTGGCGCCTATTATCGTCGATAACCAATTAAAAGGCAGTGTCGGGGTAATTCACGATACGACAGAGATCCGTTCGCTCATGAAAGAGTTGGACCGGGCAAGAAGCATTATCCGGACGCTTGAATCGAAATATACCTTTGATGACATTATCGGGCTGTCGTCTGAAATGCAATTATCGCTGCAACAGGCGAAACTGGCCGCACAGACGCTCGTCACGGTGTTATTGCGCGGCGAGTCGGGAACGGGCAAGGAATTATTTGCTCATGCCATTCATAGTGCCAGTGAGCGCCAGTTCAATAAATTCGTGCGTGTCAATTGCGCGGCGGTATCGAGTGAGCAGCTCGATGCTGAGTTGTTCGGCTATGAGGAAGGGGCGACGCTCGAAAATAGGACGGGAGCAAAGCGTGGCCTGCTTGAAGAAGCGAATAACGGCAGCATTTTCCTAGATGAAATCGGCGAGTTGTCCCCGCAGATCCAGAGCAAATTGCTGCGGGTGTTACAAGAGCATGAAACGATGCGAATTGGCGGAACCAAACCCATTCCTGTCAATGTCCGTGTCATCGCCTCTACCAATGCCAATATGGAAAAAGCACTGTTAGACGGCGCTTTTCGCGAAGATCTATATTACCGGTTGAACCGCATGCCGATCTTAATTCCCCCACTGCGCAGCAGGAAACAGGACATTCCGCGTATAATTGACCGCTTGTTATTGAAGCTCAATCAAGAATATGGCCGCAATGTGGAGAGTGTTTCGGAGAAAGCGGTGCAATTTTTGAAAATGTACGATTGGCCCGGCAATGTGAGGGAATTAGAAAATATTTTAAGCCGTTCAATGATTTTTATGCAGATGAACGATAAAGTCATGACAGAAGACCATATTCCGTTAAACATGCTGAAAGCGAAAGAAGCCAAAAACGAAGTGGTCATTCCAGCATCGGCCCCTTTGCAAGAACAATTGGAAACGGTCGAACGCGGCATTTTGCATCGCGCATTAGAAGAAGCCAAAGGCAATAAATCGAAAACGGCCAAACAACTCCAAATTTCTTTGCGTACTTTATACTATAAGTTGGAAAAATTCGGACTATTATAG
- the recN gene encoding DNA repair protein RecN: MLRELDIRNFAIIDTLSVSFTEGMTVLTGETGAGKSIIIDAVHLLAGGRGSQEFIRHGAQKAEIEGLFHIDSAAHPVHRKLEDFGIQASDGDVLLRRELNGKGKNVCRINGKLVTISILREVGAALIDIHGQHETQELMDEKQHLHLLDQFSGKLLTKAKESYNHTFEKYTKLKREFATYNENEQQIAQRIDLLTFQLREIEEAQLVPGEEETLLDERKRLQNFTKIYESISQAHEAIQGESKGLDWVGNAMSELEHAASVDEQFQEASESVAGAFYQLQDTSTEIKRILDQLEFDPERLNDIEQRLALLQSLKRKYGASVEDMLLYQEEQTDELDKLLNRDQRLRLDQEKLKELTEDLRIEAEELTMLRKQAATKLSKAIMEQLKELHMGKASFAVQFNLLPKGKFDRFGQDSIAFHISTNVGEPLKALTKVASGGELSRMMLALKTIFSKHQGITSIIFDEVDTGVSGRVAQAIAEKIAAIARHSQVLCISHLPQVAAMADQHLFIEKKVSKDRTTTAVKELAGRKRTEEMSRMLSGAEITELTLQHADELLTLARDRKLLMK, encoded by the coding sequence ATGCTGCGAGAATTGGATATCCGCAATTTTGCGATCATTGATACATTATCGGTCAGTTTTACAGAAGGCATGACCGTTTTGACAGGAGAAACCGGTGCAGGAAAATCGATTATTATCGATGCTGTGCATTTATTGGCAGGTGGACGAGGAAGCCAGGAATTTATTCGCCACGGGGCGCAAAAAGCTGAAATTGAAGGCTTGTTCCATATCGACAGTGCGGCGCATCCTGTCCATCGCAAGCTCGAGGATTTTGGCATCCAGGCGAGCGACGGCGATGTATTATTACGGCGTGAGTTGAACGGCAAAGGCAAAAATGTCTGCCGCATCAACGGCAAGCTTGTGACCATTTCCATTTTGCGTGAAGTGGGGGCTGCATTGATTGATATCCACGGCCAGCACGAAACCCAGGAATTGATGGATGAGAAACAACATTTACATTTATTGGATCAATTTTCCGGGAAACTTCTGACCAAAGCAAAAGAAAGCTATAATCATACGTTTGAAAAATATACAAAACTAAAGCGAGAATTTGCGACTTATAACGAAAACGAGCAACAGATTGCCCAGCGTATTGATTTGCTGACATTTCAATTGCGTGAAATTGAAGAAGCCCAGCTTGTGCCCGGCGAAGAAGAAACCTTGCTCGACGAACGTAAACGCTTGCAGAATTTCACCAAAATTTACGAATCGATCTCACAAGCTCATGAAGCGATTCAAGGAGAGTCGAAAGGACTTGATTGGGTCGGCAATGCCATGAGCGAACTGGAGCATGCCGCATCAGTCGATGAACAATTCCAAGAGGCTTCGGAATCGGTGGCAGGGGCGTTTTATCAATTGCAGGACACTTCGACAGAAATCAAGCGCATCTTGGATCAATTGGAATTCGATCCGGAACGGCTAAATGACATCGAACAGCGCCTTGCTTTATTGCAATCTTTGAAACGTAAATACGGCGCGTCGGTTGAAGATATGCTGTTGTATCAAGAAGAACAGACGGATGAACTGGATAAACTGCTGAATCGCGACCAGCGTTTGCGCCTCGATCAGGAAAAACTGAAGGAATTGACCGAGGACTTGCGCATCGAAGCGGAAGAATTGACGATGCTCAGAAAACAAGCGGCCACCAAATTATCGAAAGCGATTATGGAACAATTGAAAGAGCTCCATATGGGCAAAGCGTCATTCGCCGTCCAATTCAATTTGCTGCCTAAAGGCAAATTCGACCGCTTCGGCCAGGACAGCATCGCGTTCCATATTTCGACGAATGTCGGGGAGCCGTTGAAAGCGTTAACGAAAGTGGCATCAGGCGGCGAATTGTCGCGTATGATGCTGGCGCTGAAAACGATTTTCTCCAAGCACCAAGGCATCACTTCGATCATTTTCGATGAAGTCGATACAGGAGTCAGTGGCCGGGTGGCGCAGGCGATCGCTGAAAAAATCGCAGCTATTGCCCGCCATTCACAGGTGCTGTGTATTTCGCATCTGCCACAAGTCGCCGCTATGGCAGACCAGCATTTGTTTATCGAGAAAAAAGTATCAAAAGACCGTACCACGACTGCGGTGAAAGAACTTGCAGGGCGTAAGCGTACGGAAGAAATGAGCCGCATGCTGTCAGGGGCAGAAATCACTGAACTAACTTTACAGCATGCTGATGAATTGCTGACTTTGGCAAGGGACCGGAAGTTGTTGATGAAATAA